A section of the Dromaius novaehollandiae isolate bDroNov1 chromosome 6, bDroNov1.hap1, whole genome shotgun sequence genome encodes:
- the ACADSB gene encoding short/branched chain specific acyl-CoA dehydrogenase, mitochondrial — protein MAAAAGAWLRSGAKLKRNMPAYFASWKASPCVFRSSKSGLMPNLASDGVVCAPLQTFTEEETMLKNMVKKFAQERVAPLVQKMDENSKMEESVIKGLFEQGLMSIELGEEYGGTGASFFSTILVVEELAKVDPAVALLCELQNTLTNKLFTIYGTEEQKRTYLPRVAEDMIGSFCLSEAGSGSDAFSLKTRAEKKGDYYIINGSKMWISFAEHAGVFFVMANTDPALGYKGITCFVVDRNTEGLQVGKKEDKLGIRASSTCPVTFENVKVPETSILGQVGQGYKYAIGMLNGGRIGIAAQMLGLAQGCFDHTIPYTKERVQFGKSVFDFQGMQHQIAHVATQLEAARLLTYNAARLAAAGRPFIKEASMAKYYAAEVATLTTSKCIEWMGGVGFTKDYPIEKYYRDCKIGTIYEGTSNIQLSTIAKSLAQEY, from the exons atggcggcggctgcgggagcgTGGCTGAGGAGCGGTGCGAAG ctgaaaagaaatatGCCAGCATACTTTGCTTCTTGGAAGGCTTCTCCGTGTGTCTTCAGATCCTCCAAATCGGGACTTATGCCAAATCTAGCCAGTGACGGAGTTGTCTGTGCTCCACTTCAAACATTCACTGAAGAGGAGACAATGCTGAAAAATATGG TGAAAAAATTTGCTCAGGAACGAGTTGCACCTTTGGTGCAAAAAATGGATGAGAATTCAAAAATGGAAGAATCTGTAATAAAGGGATTGTTTGAACAAGGG CTGATGAGTATTGAGCTTGGGGAAGAATATGGAGGAACTGgagcttcatttttttcaaccATATTGGTAGTAGAAGAACTGGCCAAAGTTGATCCAGCTGTGGCTCTTCTATGTGAGCTGCAAAATACACTAACCAATAAGTTGTTTACCATATATGgaacagaagaacaaaagagaaCTTACTTGCCCAGAGTGGCCGAAGATATG ATAGGCAGTTTCTGTCTTTCGGAGGCTGGATCTGGCAGtgatgcattttctttgaaaactcgGGCTGAAAAGAAAGGAGACTACTATATCATCAACGGCTCAAAGATGTGGATTAGCTTTGCAGAACACGCAGGAGTTTTCttcgtaatggcaaatacagatcCTGCTTTG GGATACAAGGGAATTACATGTTTCGTGGTAGATCGCAACACAGAAGGACTACAGGTAGGGAAGAAGGAGGATAAGCTTGGAATTAGAGCATCCTCTACCTGCCCAGTAACGTTTGAAAATGTTAAG GTTCCTGAGACCAGTATTCTGGGACAGGTTGGGCAAGGCTATAAGTATGCAATTGGAATGCTAAATGGTGGCAGAATAGGTATTGCTGCACAG ATGTTAGGATTGGCACAGGGTTGTTTTGACCATACGATTCCCTATACAAAGGAGAGAGTCCAGTTTGGGAAAAGCGTATTTGATTTCCAG GGGATGCAACATCAGATAGCTCACGTGGCCACACAATTGGAAGCTGCAAGGTTGCTGACCTACAATGCGGCTCGGCTTGCAGCAGCGGGAAGGCCATTCATAAAGGAGGCAAGCATGGCCAAATACTATGCCGCTGAG GTTGCAACACTGACAACTAGTAAATGTATTGAATGGATGGGTGGAGTTGGATTCACAAAAGATTATCCAATTGAAAAATATTATCGTGATTGCAAGATAG GTACAATATATGAAGGAACTTCAAATATCCAGTTGAGCACCATTGCAAAAAGCTTAGCACAGGAGTACTGA